In Sphingomicrobium sediminis, the genomic window ACGCCGAGATCGTCATCGTCGCGATCGAGCCAGTGGATCGAGCCACCGAAATGAAGCTGCGTGTCGCCGACCTTGGGCAGGTACACGACGCGGGCATCCATGCCGTAATCGTCGGCATCATCGTCACCCAGATCGTCGAGATCGGCGGTGAAGAAACCGCCCCACAGCTTGACGTCCCCAGCGGAATATTCGGCCGAAAGGCCGACGCGGCGCGAGAAGCCGAAGGCATCGGTGAAGGCAGCGCGCTCGATAAAGCTGATATGGTTGCTCGAGGTCATTTCCTCGAGGCCCCAGAACGCATTGTGCTGGCCGATGGTGACGCCGAGCGGGCCATCTTCGTAGGTGATGATGGCGTCGGTCATGGCGACGTCGTTATCGGCAAAATCGACTTCGAACTTGTAGCCGAAGCCACCCGGCATATCGCCCGAGACGCCCAGGCGTGCGCGGCGCAGCGTGGTGCCCCAGCCGAGGCCCTCATCATCGATGCCGTTGGGCGACGAGACGTTGGCGACGTCATATTGGAGACGGCCACGCGGCTTGAAAGTGAAGCCACCGGCCTTGGTTTCCGGGGTCGGCTTCATGGCGATTGCGGGCGCCGCCGCAACGGCCGCATTGGCGGCCTCGGCCTCGGCCTTGGCTTCGGCGATGCTGGACATCAGCTCGCTCTCGCGTGCAGCCATTTCCGCTTCGTAGACGACTTCGGCGGACTGCGCTTCGGCAAGCTGCTGGCGAAGGTCGGTGACCTCGGCCTGGAGTGCATCGAGCTGCGCCTGCATGCGCGCGAGATCCTCGGCGCTGACTTCCTGTGCGAAGGCGGGCTGGGCCGCGAGCGCAAGGCAAAGCGCGGCCGAGCCGAGAAGAGTATTACGAATCATGATGACGGTCCCCTGACCCCTAATTGACGATTAGGTGTCCCTTTGGCGACGAACGTCTAACAATTGAGGCAATCGCGTTTCTGTTCGATGACACAGGGTGAAGAGTTGACCGGCAATTTCAAACGGATCGCTGCGGCCTATTCCATCCAACCCAACTGGCGCAGCGAGTGGACGTCGTTCCACACCTTGTTGACGTGGCTGATCCGGTCGCCGTCGAAATCCATGACGAACACATAGTCGCCGGCAAAGCTCTTGCCGGTCGGCGCATGGTCGCCTTCCCCGCCAGTATGGGTGCCATGATAGACGGCGGCTGCCGCGGCGCATTGACGGTCCTTGTCGACGCCGAAAAATTTGAGATCGTAATGCGCGTCCGGCATGAGCGGCATCATGCCCTTCATCCAGTCGGCATAGGCTTCGACCGTCTTGATCTCGTCGAGTGCATCGGCCTGCGCGCTGAAGCTCGCATTGCTCTTGCAATAGGGTCTGCAGGCATCCCAGCCCTGGCCTGTCTCGCACGCATCGAAAAACTTCCGCGCCGTATCGTACATGCTCATATCAGCTCTCCTTGTTCGCATTGGACGCTGACAGGCCCCCCGGGGCGACATGCAGGATAGAGCGGTGTTCGGGCTTGCGGAAGGGGCGAAAGTCGAGGGGCCACCTGAACCGACACCAAAAGAAAAGGCCGCTCCCGGAGGAACGGCCTTTCCTTGTTCTCGGTGCTGCGGGGACTAGTCGACCCGGGGCAGCGTTTCGAACTGGTGATAAGGCGGCGGGCTCGACAGGCTCCACTCGAGCGTCGTCGCACCTTCGCCCCACTCATTGTCGGGGGCCTTCGGACCCTTGGCCAGGCTCCAGAAGACATTGACGAAGAAGATCACCATCGAGGCGGCCATGATCATGTAGCCGATCGACGAAATCTCGTTCCAGTACGCAAAGGCATCCGGATAGTCAGGATAGCGACGCGGCATGCCGTCGAGGCCGAGGAAGTGCTGCGGGAAGAAGATGACGTTGACGCCAACGAACATCACGAAGAAGTGCAGCTTGCCCAGGAACTCGTTGTAGCGCTTCCCGAACATTTTCCCGAACCAGTAGTAGAAGCCCGCGAACAGCGCGAACACCGCACCGAGGCTCAGCACGTAGTGGAAGTGCGCGACCACATAATAGGTGTCGTGCATGTAGTTATCCACGCCGCCATTGGCGAGCACGACGCCGGTGACGCCGCCCACGGTGAAGAGGAAGATGAAGCCCAGCGCCCACAGCATCGGGGTCTGGAAGCTGATCGAGCCGCCCCACATGGTGGCGATCCACGAGAAGATCTTCACGCCGGTCGGGACCGCGATGATCATCGTCGCGGC contains:
- a CDS encoding porin gives rise to the protein MIRNTLLGSAALCLALAAQPAFAQEVSAEDLARMQAQLDALQAEVTDLRQQLAEAQSAEVVYEAEMAARESELMSSIAEAKAEAEAANAAVAAAPAIAMKPTPETKAGGFTFKPRGRLQYDVANVSSPNGIDDEGLGWGTTLRRARLGVSGDMPGGFGYKFEVDFADNDVAMTDAIITYEDGPLGVTIGQHNAFWGLEEMTSSNHISFIERAAFTDAFGFSRRVGLSAEYSAGDVKLWGGFFTADLDDLGDDDADDYGMDARVVYLPKVGDTQLHFGGSIHWLDRDDDDLGVRYRQRPNIATTDTRFINTGSFDSDEQLSYGLEFAAIRGPLHVAGETHWLDASRDGFEDASFFGGFAEVGYFLTPGDSRGYKGGKFDRVKPVSPVGEGGFGALQANLRYDHIDLTDGTLIGGSQDAYGASLIWTPMDYIRFIVQYQRLQIENAAIPAAGDDRDYGVDVFGTRAQVEF
- a CDS encoding ester cyclase yields the protein MSMYDTARKFFDACETGQGWDACRPYCKSNASFSAQADALDEIKTVEAYADWMKGMMPLMPDAHYDLKFFGVDKDRQCAAAAAVYHGTHTGGEGDHAPTGKSFAGDYVFVMDFDGDRISHVNKVWNDVHSLRQLGWME